The DNA segment TCACACggtcaatataaaatataattatttttacttatgtGACGTTATGTAATTGAATACACGTGTAAAATTACTTACAGCGGATCAAGGTATCCGGGGGTGCCAGCAACCACAGTGCACATGTGTGTATCATTTTCATTAGGGTAGATCTTGGCCAAACCAAAATCAGCCAATTTACCTCTAAATTTTTCAGTTAGTAATATGTTCTTTGACTTTATATCTCTGTGAACAACTCCTGGACAACAACCTTCATGTAGATACTCCAATCCTACATGCATACACTCCAAATATAATTTATGTAAAaacattgttattttttttcaattcaataTGTATCTAATGAAATTACTTCTCCCAAAAGTTTAAACTAAGAGGAGACAAGGATCGAATTCTAGACatttaaatcataaaaactctGATACTATGTCACGAAACTACTTATCTTAACAAGTTTAAACTAATGAGAAGAAAcagataaataattatatctctaacaatATATACTAACCTTCTGCAgtatctactgcaatttgaatTCTTTGTTGCCAACTCAATATAGTTTCACTTTTATCTGCATTATTTAtgaagttaattaattaattaacaccTTGGTGATGAAAAAATGGTGATTAGTGAATATAGTATTATATAGTAATTTACCAGATAAGTGGTAGGCTAAGTCTCCATTAGGCATGTATTCATAGATGAGAGCCATGTTTGTGCCATCATCACAATATCCTATAAGAGGTGTCAAGCATTTATGATGAGCTACAGCCAGAAGTTTTGCCTGTCAATCACACTCAAAAATGCAACTTCTTCTGTTAATTAACTAACATATAATAGACTAttgatgtttatttttatgttaactAGTTAAATTATATAGTTAATTCTTAATTAAGATCACCTCTGCCTGAAATTGTAgatatgcttgggctgagtttgAGTCTGAAGGAGACAGCATTTTGACAGCAACTTCAGTATCACCTACATAGCCATGATACACGATTCCAGATGCTCCTTTTCCCACaacccttttaaaatttttggtaattttttggACTTCAGCATAGCTAAATTGCTGTTTATTTGACTCTAACTCCATCTTTATTCTTGAATATGCTCTCAGATTCCCCATTTCAGAGGCTACTGTATGTGGAAACAATGCATTGAGTAAAATATAAAGCTAACTGTCTTAGAAATTAAACCAAACATAGATGATTATCATGTACCACTATGTCTTTTGAATATGAGGAAAGAAGTGATTGCTGTTGCTAGAATCACAAAAGCTCCACCTAGTGATGCCACCAATGGAACCACAACTTTATTACTATTGCTGCATGAACCTGAATAGCAAAGACCTTGATTTCCTCCAAAACTTGcatttacaataataataaaaataaataaacatgttAGTAACATAAAATATTACTATTTGGAACTGAAATTTGAGGTATAAACTATAAAACATACCTGGTTTTGAGCATGCCATTATTTGAATTCTCTCTGAGTTGCATTGGAACTGCTCCTGTTAGCTGATTCCCTTCCATGTTCCTTCATTGGAGAAAAAATGTTGAGTTCTgtcacttattttttattttataaattcatTCAGAAATAAGTTTTCAATATGAAAATATCTGACTTACAGAACTCTCAAGGAGTGAAGTTGAGATAAGAAATAAGGCACTGATCCTGTCAAACTGTTGTTTGATAAATCCCTGAAATTggaacaaattatttttactcaaGTCTTGAAATTTATACCTCAGCATTTATAATTGTACATCTGATGGATTCAGTGACTTACAAATATTCTATTGACTTCAAATTGGATATGGCTGATGTTATATTTCCAGTTAAACCACTGGAAGATAAGTTCCTACAACCATCATGATTATAAATAAGTTTCATCAATTTCATCCAAAAGAAAACTATGTAGTTTCATCTACtataaaattaaccaaaactTACAAGTATATGATCCTTGGAGAAGAACCAGCATTGCTGCAATTAACACCATCCCACATGTAACTTAGTGGAATGCATGGATCTCCTTgccaatttctttttatcccaTAATTTGACTTCACATTCATGATAGCAGAAGCTGTTCCCATAAATATGAGAACTAATAAGTCAATAAGAAATGAGGAAattcttcaagagcaagaaaaTTTGTAAGTTAATCTATATATATAGTTACCATCAGTTTGGTCTGTTTGTGATTGTGAGAAATTCTTAGTCATATATATCTCAATGGCACTGAAAAGAGGGGGAAGTGTTGATCTGGTTGTTTTGTTAATCCAAAGTTCCAACCGTGGTTTCTCCAAAATTGATATGTAATACACGCTCTGCAGGTACTTAAGATTCACTGGAGAACCATTAAGAAGATCCCCATTCACAAAAAAGTTGAAGTCTCTAAATTGATTTGCTTCAAGTTTCTGGATTTCGGCAACGAAGAAGTACACATAGTATGCAGAGGCATTATGCTTGGGATAGAAGTTAAATTCTATATTAGCATTGTTGTTTGTTGGAATTGCTGCTGTTTCCATCACAGTAGAGGCTGGTAATGGTAAAAAGTTGTATGAAGATGATTCTTTGTCTATAGCAAGAGAAGTGTTTATCTGTTTCCAATCTTTTGAATTGTAAGGTGTCCATATTCTATCATGGACATCATCTGGGTATCTTTGAtcagaaaaaaataacatcaaaaataGCAAATCAGAGAGCCTTATTATATTGTTGTGACACTATATGTTTATATAAGTCTTAATTAAGATACATAACTTGGCAATGAGATTAAATCAATAATCACCTGACTGTTTTATCTTCCTGTAATCCTATGTCATACCGGGCGAGAAGCTCGATGGAGTTAATAAGATAGGCATCACTGTCAAGAACTCTAATCTCCAAAGCTGATATGAAAGGTGTACCCTTGTTGGTGTTAACTAGGCAAACATGAACATAATCCGAGGCAGCAACAAAGATGATTTCCTTGGTTATTACACTGGTTGGATCCTTCAACACTACAGATTGCCACCATTTGGTTCCAAGATAGATATCAAATTGAGGAAGTGAATCTTTACCATCATAGTTTCCATACATGAACCTTGCCCTTAGTAGATACTTGCTGCTTCTTCCTTGAGGGACCTTAAGGGTGTAGCAGTTTCTGATTCTTTCTGGGAAACTTCTAACATTCCAGAACTGTTTGGCAAGTGAAGAGGCCTTATATTTGGGTGATATGTTGTGGCATTCACCAGTGTCTATGATGCTGGCATCTGAAGTGTAATATATGGAAGTTGTTTCATCTTTGTAACTTGCTTCATCCACAAGTCCACAATCAATGCTAACAAAGCCTGAAAAGGGGGAAGTGATAAGCACAAGAAACAATAGTTGTGAttctgataaaaaaaaaaaaatcttatgaGAGATCACCAAACCTGATTGATTCTGGGCATGAACAATGATAGGAAGATTCCACAGAAGTTGAAATACTAAAAGCAGGAAAATTCCTATCATTTTTCCCCCCTGACCTTTATGTGTAGAATTGAGATCTTGTCACAACTTAAAACTCATTTGATATTTGATGTTGGATTATGTTATGGGACTTGTAATCATGACTTCTATAACATATGATTAAGCTTAAGCTTTTCATTTAATGAAGTCAAAAACagcattatttttatgtaagtGTTGGACTTTAGAAACTTCCCCTTTGAATTGTCAGAATTGTAGACTGTAgactatattaatatttatcaaTAGAATCATATAGctgttttctctcttttttaattttttttttcaaggttttgctaaaatatatatactctAGCATATGATGCAGTTGACCAGTGTGAATCAATAAACAAAGTACCATACGTCTCCCAAATTTTCAAACGTGTGCCAATTGCCACAATATATAAGACTTCTAGGTatcttatcaaaataaataaccatATTCAATAAAGTTGAGGTTGCCCATGAAGAAGCACAAGTGATTAGGATgctaaataataatattcattTCAGTTTCATAATAGTTGGTCCTTGTAACTCTTCTTTCCATGTAAAAGTTGTGTTTCCCTTCCAGAAAGTTTCAACTTTACAAACAGATAACATTTCTACCTGGCTAAAGAACTCTCTCCAATTATTATTTCAATGGAAGCATCATTTGTATAATTACATAGATCATCAGGTACATTGCTAAACAATCTTTCAATTCAGTCACCACTTGAGTCATGGTTGGCCTATTAATGGAACAGGATTTAACACACGCCATTGCAGTCTCTAAGGCCTTCCTGACTGAAGCAGGGCAGAATTATC comes from the Arachis duranensis cultivar V14167 chromosome 7, aradu.V14167.gnm2.J7QH, whole genome shotgun sequence genome and includes:
- the LOC107459005 gene encoding putative leucine-rich repeat receptor-like protein kinase At2g19210 isoform X2 → MIGIFLLLVFQLLWNLPIIVHAQNQSGFVSIDCGLVDEASYKDETTSIYYTSDASIIDTGECHNISPKYKASSLAKQFWNVRSFPERIRNCYTLKVPQGRSSKYLLRARFMYGNYDGKDSLPQFDIYLGTKWWQSVVLKDPTSVITKEIIFVAASDYVHVCLVNTNKGTPFISALEIRVLDSDAYLINSIELLARYDIGLQEDKTVRYPDDVHDRIWTPYNSKDWKQINTSLAIDKESSSYNFLPLPASTVMETAAIPTNNNANIEFNFYPKHNASAYYVYFFVAEIQKLEANQFRDFNFFVNGDLLNGSPVNLKYLQSVYYISILEKPRLELWINKTTRSTLPPLFSAIEIYMTKNFSQSQTDQTDASAIMNVKSNYGIKRNWQGDPCIPLSYMWDGVNCSNAGSSPRIIYLNLSSSGLTGNITSAISNLKSIEYLDLSNNSLTGSVPYFLSQLHSLRVLNMEGNQLTGAVPMQLRENSNNGMLKTSFGGNQGLCYSGSCSNSNKVVVPLVASLGGAFVILATAITSFLIFKRHSASEMGNLRAYSRIKMELESNKQQFSYAEVQKITKNFKRVVGKGASGIVYHGYVGDTEVAVKMLSPSDSNSAQAYLQFQAEAKLLAVAHHKCLTPLIGYCDDGTNMALIYEYMPNGDLAYHLSDKSETILSWQQRIQIAVDTAEGLEYLHEGCCPGVVHRDIKSKNILLTEKFRGKLADFGLAKIYPNENDTHMCTVVAGTPGYLDPLYHRSSKLSEKSDVYSFGVVLLEIITGHPAITKTEEKVHIIRLVGSMLSEREVNDVVDPRLEGNFDVDSAKKVLDIAMACVAAASINRPAMSYVVAQLKKCLPADDDDVQNRITVVNHLLHDSDIHQSLPGSIIDIISGQSSLER
- the LOC107459005 gene encoding putative leucine-rich repeat receptor-like protein kinase At2g19210 isoform X1, with amino-acid sequence MIGIFLLLVFQLLWNLPIIVHAQNQSGFVSIDCGLVDEASYKDETTSIYYTSDASIIDTGECHNISPKYKASSLAKQFWNVRSFPERIRNCYTLKVPQGRSSKYLLRARFMYGNYDGKDSLPQFDIYLGTKWWQSVVLKDPTSVITKEIIFVAASDYVHVCLVNTNKGTPFISALEIRVLDSDAYLINSIELLARYDIGLQEDKTVRYPDDVHDRIWTPYNSKDWKQINTSLAIDKESSSYNFLPLPASTVMETAAIPTNNNANIEFNFYPKHNASAYYVYFFVAEIQKLEANQFRDFNFFVNGDLLNGSPVNLKYLQSVYYISILEKPRLELWINKTTRSTLPPLFSAIEIYMTKNFSQSQTDQTDASAIMNVKSNYGIKRNWQGDPCIPLSYMWDGVNCSNAGSSPRIIYLNLSSSGLTGNITSAISNLKSIEYLDLSNNSLTGSVPYFLSQLHSLRVLNMEGNQLTGAVPMQLRENSNNGMLKTSFGGNQGLCYSGSCSNSNKVVVPLVASLGGAFVILATAITSFLIFKRHSVASEMGNLRAYSRIKMELESNKQQFSYAEVQKITKNFKRVVGKGASGIVYHGYVGDTEVAVKMLSPSDSNSAQAYLQFQAEAKLLAVAHHKCLTPLIGYCDDGTNMALIYEYMPNGDLAYHLSDKSETILSWQQRIQIAVDTAEGLEYLHEGCCPGVVHRDIKSKNILLTEKFRGKLADFGLAKIYPNENDTHMCTVVAGTPGYLDPLYHRSSKLSEKSDVYSFGVVLLEIITGHPAITKTEEKVHIIRLVGSMLSEREVNDVVDPRLEGNFDVDSAKKVLDIAMACVAAASINRPAMSYVVAQLKKCLPADDDDVQNRITVVNHLLHDSDIHQSLPGSIIDIISGQSSLER